The following are encoded in a window of Spea bombifrons isolate aSpeBom1 chromosome 2, aSpeBom1.2.pri, whole genome shotgun sequence genomic DNA:
- the ZNF593OS gene encoding putative transmembrane protein ZNF593OS: protein MIIRLGRLTPGYFRLLQLQVSGELASEPKDRLVNHLALLLALMGLGLSYYSVRQMVQESSIPPSH, encoded by the exons ATGATTATTCGACTTGGACGTCTTACCCCAGGTTACTTCCGTCTGTTACAG TTGCAGGTTTCTGGAGAGCTAGCATCCGAACCAAAGGATCGCTTGGTGAATCATTTAGCACTGCTTTTGGCCCTTATGGGCCTTGGCTTGTCCTATTACAGTGTACGACAGATGGTACAAGAGTCCAGTATTCCCCCGTCACATTGA
- the ZNF593 gene encoding zinc finger protein 593, whose amino-acid sequence MTRSKQVGNHKNDKKKNISKLWKTKRRVKDIDQIHHDMRPDNARRLLNQELDYELPGNAQHYCLHCARYFVDLKTLKEHFKTKVHKRRLKQLKEEPYTQEEAERAAGMGSYIPPKKTEVMTQEVQME is encoded by the exons ATGACACGGTCCAAGCAGGTTGGTAATCACAAAAATGACAAGAAGAAAAATATCTCAAAGCTATGGAAAACCAAACGCAGAGTGAAGGATATAGACCAGATCCACCATGACATGCGTCCAGACAATGCCCGTCGCCTGCTGAACCAGGAATTGGACTATGAGTTACCTGGCAATGCCCAACACTACTGCTTGCACTGCGC tagATACTTTGTGGACCTAAAGACGTTAAAGGAACATTTCAAAACAAAAGTTCACAAGCGCAG gCTCAAGCAGCTGAAAGAAGAGCCATATACTCAAGAGGAAGCAGAAAGAGCAGCAGGAATGGGGTCTTACATCCCTCCTAAAAAAACTGAAGTCATGACGCAAGAGGTGCAGATGGAATAA
- the QNG1 gene encoding queuosine salvage protein, whose protein sequence is MSAPLQPREAGKFIAENSKDVFVDSEGIWKLAEKLFEKINRKEITLAGWKSLHELNPQSSGEDAVNWVFFADTLNFSFWSESEEQKYLVKYNGKEYTGYWSLCAAINRALDEGIPITSASYYSNITMDHLKHVLRSDSDFPIPMIEERLQILHDTGKILVETFGGSFLNVVKMSEKSAMALMHLVVKHFPSYCDEATFQGEKVAFYKRAQILVGDIWGVLEGKGDGCFYDISKITMFADYRIPQALVHFGVMRYSKELLQKLHKGWLFQNGDVEEIEIRGCSIWAVELICEHIRELFKKKGEKMSNEINPVLIDHFLWDYARDNRVEIDIIPLHRVRCIYY, encoded by the coding sequence ATGTCAGCACCACTTCAACCCAGAGAGGCTGGTAAATTCATTGCCGAGAACAGCAAAGATGTATTTGTGGATTCAGAGGGCATTTGGAAGCTTGCAGAGAAATTGTTTGAGAAGATCAACAGAAAAGAAATCACACTGGCTGGCTGGAAGTCCCTGCATGAGCTAAACCCACAAAGTTCTGGAGAAGATGCTGTCAACTGGGTGTTCTTTGCGGACACTCTAAATTTCTCTTTCTGGTCTGAGAGTGAAGAACAAAAGTATCTAGTCAAGTACAATGGAAAGGAGTACACTGGATACTGGTCCTTATGTGCAGCAATAAACAGAGCCTTGGATGAAGGAATACCAATCACCAGTGCCTCCTACTATTCCAATATTACCATGGACCACTTAAAACACGTATTACGCTCCGACTCCGATTTTCCCATTCCGATGATAGAAGAACGGCTGCAAATCCTTCACGACACTGGAAAGATCCTTGTAGAAACGTTTGGAGGTTCCTTCCTGAATGTTGTAAAGATGAGTGAAAAGAGTGCGATGGCGTTAATGCATTTGGTGGTGAAGCATTTCCCATCATACTGTGATGAGGCGACCTTTCAGGGTGAGAAGGTGGCCTTCTACAAACGTGCCCAGATTCTTGTTGGTGACATATGGGGGGTACTAGAAGGCAAAGGTGATGGCTGCTTCTATGACATTTCTAAAATCACCATGTTTGCAGACTACAGGATTCCTCAAGCCTTGGTTCACTTTGGAGTCATGAGATACTCAAAGGAGCTGCTGCAAAAGCTACATAAAGGTTGGCTTTTCCAAAACGGTGACGTGGAAGAAATAGAGATCCGTGGTTGCTCCATCTGGGCTGTGGAGCTTATCTGTGAACACATACGAgaactttttaagaaaaaaggggagaaaatgAGCAATGAGATCAACCCTGTTTTGATTGACCACTTCCTTTGGGACTATGCTCGTGATAACAGAGTGGAGATAGACATAATTCCCCTTCACAGGGTGCGCTGCATCTACTATTAG